From the genome of Toxoplasma gondii ME49 chromosome XII, whole genome shotgun sequence:
CCTACCAAGACAAGCCACGTGGCTAGTCTAGCGAGCTTCGTCGCCATCTGGCAGATGTTGTGAGGTCTTGGTTGTTCAGAGCGCTACAATGCGGCAGGGCCGTCCGTGTATCCTGCTAAAATCATATACGTTGTCGTGTCAGacctttcctctgtcgccaTTGACTGGATTCACTTCGTCGTCTCGAATACAAACAAAAAGACAAGAACTGGAAGGCATGAAATGGTGAGCTACCCTTTGCCGTGGTGGCTCCTCTCAGCTAGAGCGCCACCCTTGCTCGCGGTGCTTCCGCTGCTGCGGGGACCCGTGGCACATCACGGAggcgcctgcgtctctcgggTCACGGTCTCACCggcagacggcgaagaaaaagcggGTCTGCCCTTCCAAACAAATGAACCTACGGGAAGGCCCCAGCTGTCCGACACTGAATGCGATGGCCAAAGGCCGAGACGACTTCGAAGTTGGCAGCGGAATAAATCAGCTCACTTACCTGATGGCTGCCAGATCAGTCGCCGTGCTCTGTGTCCGCCTGATGATTCAAACGCCGACAGGTAGCGCAGACGCGAAACACAAACCAAGCCCCGGTCTTGAGAATGAGGGTGCATCAAATTGCTGTGCATGCCAACATCAGTGCTGCGATGCTGTAGTACGGGGTGGCGGCAGCCAGATTGAGTAAGGTCTAATAACTAACTGCAGCACTTCGCAGGACCTGGTAGCCAGTAGAAATTTATGCTTGAATCAGGATCTAATCCACGGCGTTTGAGAGTGTCACGCCGTCACACGAATCCCGGTACTGAGTGGAAGAATGCCGGCGTTATTTTCGTACGTCTGAAGCTACAGGCGATGCAAATTGGAATTCGTGATCGACATACCTTTCTTCTCAGCACAGTCCCCCGAGTCACTACATCCGTGCGGCAACACGCTCGACAGCATATAGCGGTGCAGTGCAGCAGTCTTTTGTTTCAGTCAAGGATTTAACTGCTCGTTTCTAGATCTCCCTACATAGCGTCTCGCCCACACGGCACGCCCATGGTCGCGACTCTAACAGCTCGCGTGAACCTTGCGTCCTTTAAAGTGTTCGAGAAATGTTTTCCCCTGTAGGCACCAGCTTTCAAATAGTCCCGAATATCCACTTCGGCATGCAGGATGTGTATTTTGCTAGGTCaagcggaggaggaggaactgGGCACGTTACCGAAAATTACCACACACTGCCGCTGACACGACCGCCGACCAGAGCCCTTGCAGAAAGGCGAACCCAGGTGGAAAGGCCtgtgaacagagaagaaacgcggaatTTCCCTTTATTCGGACTTTCGGTAACACAGCAACTGGGTGGCGAAGACCACACTGAGCGAAAGCGCACGGGTGTTGACGAACCATCAATAATGAAAGATGAATATCATGCTCCCACCCCCCCCGTTCTTCAGCCTCTTTACCGCCGAAACACCCCAATCTGCTTTCCCGCGTCTGTCACCACTCAGAAACCTCTCGTCTGCAGAATCGTGAACAGCTACGCATGTCTAGGCTGTAGCGATGGAGCACGCACGGTTTCGACCGCCTACGTGGGTCActtgtgtgtttcttcttttcttacATCTCCCTCCGTCGGTCTTCGCCAAACCTGTATATTTCCACGTCCACCTCGATGTTTCGAGTTCTGCCACAATGCTGCGCAGCCTGTCGTTCTATCATNNNNNNNNNNNNNNNNNNNNNNNNNNNNNNNNNNNNNNNNNNNNNNNNNNNNNNNNNNNNNNNNNNNNNNNNNNNNNNNNNNNNNNNNNNNNNNNNNNNNNNNNNNNNNNNNNNNNNNNNNNNNNNNNNNNNNNNNGGACGAAGAAGCTCGCAGAGGCCGGCTGAGGAACCCAGATGGCTCTCGACATCCAAACACTATGTACAAGACTACCAGGAATCGTGTTTCTACGGTCTCCCTCATGTGGACTTGCCTTTGCTACGGGAGTGACCCAGATGGCGTCAGGGGACCGCCACCTGCTCTAACCAGGCGCATAGTGCCAACTGTGAAGCGGTGGTACCATAACACAATGATATGCACATAGTTCAACCCTGTATTAATTAACTCAGTTATTTAGTTTTAGGCGTTTGACCGGTCCCACTTCTCCGTGTCATCCGACTGCCCGCACAACAAAGTGCAATAGCGACTCTGAAAACACGTGATTCTGGCCATCGCCTACCATCTTCTCTGTATGAGGTGACGCGTGAGGCGTCATGAAGGCAATGCCGCAAAACCGTAAAGGCTGCCATAATACGGAACCCTTGTCCTCAATCGGCAACCGCCACGACCCTTCAACGAATATCACGACTAGCCACGGCATCAAGGAGCCACCGTCGGATTCATCCGCCCTATCGACGTTCTTTAGACTTGATAGGGCGATTTACCGGTCGAGGTTCATcagagaaagtcgagaacCACGGGCGTCCGGGGGCTCCCTTTTTTATCAACCAGAAAACAAAATTTGACAGTTACGGTCAGGCATGCAAAGGCCTCCCGAAATACTCCCCCGCCTCACGCGGCACCTGTGAACGTGAACAGACAGCGTCCAAATACTTCACCTTCAGCCGATAATCGTATTCGTCATCACCGAACAGAGACcgggaaaagagagggagcgCCCAGGTAAACTCGTTTGAGCTGAAAACCGACTTCACTATCACAGGAAGGAAGACCAACTGCCAGTTGCTTACCCGTAGACGGACCCCTGGCACGAGGCGCTCTTCTATTGCCCAGACGCCTCGCTATCCCCCCCACATCTGCCACACCGGCTTTGACCATTCTCTATCCCCGTTCTGCAGACAGATATTCATCGTTGTCTCTCGTTCTATCGTCCAGGGTCCACTGTTCGTGCAGCTGCTTTACCATGTACAAATTTGTCACACGAGGTGTCGCCGTTACTGGGACCGTCTTCTCGAGCAACTGAGGGTGCAGTGGGAAGTTATTTTGATGACAGGCTGGTGGATATGTCGAGCTGTAGCTGGCGGAATTCAGGCGTCCCCATGGCTGTCAGGGGAAGCAGGCGTTTTCGAGTGTTGAAATTGAGAAAGTGCCTCACTAGCATCTCTACAGCGTCGGGCATTGGCGTGCACGCTTCGACTGACAGAACGTCTAATCCTGGAACACGCATGCTTGGCCTCCTCCCTGATCTCTTCATTCGAGGTGTCACCAGTCCGAAAGGCAAGATGAGGCACCAAATTCGATGTATAACGAGGCCTAATTGCCACGCATCGAGTGCGTGTGTAAATGCCGCCGTCTCTGTGTTCGACAAGAACTCTCGTGGGGCATAGGTGACTGGAACACTCGACACCGGTCCTCGGGTTCCGACCTTCCTCAACGCGGATACATCCCCCAGCATCAGGCGGCCATCAGGCATAATGAAAAGGTTTTCTGATGTGATACGTCCGTGCACAAGTCCGCGGATCTGAATGTTTGCTGCAATTCTTATGAGTTCCGCAGTCAAGACCATACGTACTACTCGGCCGATGTCGCCCGTGAGGAATTCTTCGTGATCGACTATTCTATGGAGCGGCTCAAGGCTCATTATAGGCGGGGGCATGAGGAGGAAATAGTTCGCTACTGGATAGTTGCTCTGTCCTGGATTCAGTTCCTCGAAGGGGGGTTGAGACGGAACTGTCACAGCATCGGTGGGAAGAAGGAGTCTGCAGATGTCCCGTGCCTGCTGGGGGCTTTCACTAAGCAACCCCGTCATAGCAAACAAGTTGTCATGCACACGCGCAAGGTCTGATACAGTGTTCCCGCTCGTCAGAGTGAAGACTTCGATGGCCATGCGCTCTTGAGTCTCCACATCTTGCGCCAGATACAAGACAGATCGAACACTTCGTCCAAAAGCCCCAACCACTCTCAgtgtcctttttcttctgtccaaCAGCGACGCCACTTCTCTGGCAGTATTCTGGGGCCAAATAGCTGCCGTCACAGCTTTAACCTCCACCTCGTACCCTTCCACCATTCCCCGGCGGTAAAAGCGAGTCCGATATTCTGTCTGACTCAGTCGGGAGCGAATGAACTCATCCCCCGGTTCCATACAAGGAAACAGCGGGTCCGGCCACCTCCTTGGCCACCACCTGCCTACATGGCGACCGAATCCAAAGCCCCACCTCGGCATAAGGCGCCCAAACAAGACCCTCAGCCTGCGGAAGTGCTGAGCAAGTCTCTCCCGAAGTGACGGTCGCGGCCCCTGCTGAGGTTCGTCGGCGACTCCCCTGCCTTGTGTGGATCCACTTACCTGACGAAATCTGCTAAATAATCTGTTGAAGACACCCCCAGACCCAGATGTGCTGGCAGGCGATCCTGGCCCTTCGGGAACTGTGCCACCGCTAATATCGGCCGCATCGTCGACCACTGAATGAGGGTAATCTGAGATGTCTCCGATTCCTCGCTCCTCCGCAGTGTTCTCCGGAGCCTCACCGGGAATGCCCGACGTCAGCTCATTGGCTCTGGCGGTTGGAGGCGATGGCTGAAATGCGCCTGCCCGCCATACCAGGCACGTTAACAAGACAAGGCCGGTGGCTAGTCTCCTGGCGTCCGTCGCCATCTTGCAAATTTATTACGCTCCTTCTACGTAAAGAACGTTAGTCATGCGGCAAAGCTGTCCGTGTAtcttgccgaaaaacaagtATGCTGCCGTGACAAACCTTGTTCCCATCACCGCTGAGACGGGTTACTAGCTCCGCACTCAGTTCACGCACAAAGACAAGGTCCGGAAAAGCATCATTAGTCAAGGTCCCTTTGCCGCCGCTCCTCTAATCTGGAGCGCAACGGTACCTTCCCGTGCCTCTTTCCGCACCGCGTCGAGCACGTGCCACCTGCCGGGGGCACCTGCAGCTCTCCCTTCGACGGTCACCCCAGCACACGGGGAAACGTAACGCATCCTCAATTGAAACGCCTGCAGCCGTGCGAAGGCCCCCATCCGATAAACACCGAAAACATTAATCAGAAACAAGATGAATTCGACGTGGAAAGCGGAAGACATGTACGTACACACCCGTGGATAAGTAGATTGGCCGAGGTCATGTGCGTCCCTATGTGGACTCCTAGCATACGGAAAAAGTAGACACGCACAACGCGCGCAGCGGCCGGTCATGTGCATTAGAGCGAAACAGTTTTCCAGGGACGGCAGAACGAGGGCAGCGATGCTGTGGTCCAGAGACGGGCCAAGAGAATCGAGCAGTGAAAAGGAACGGCATGGCGGAGCTCTCAGGGCCCGGCGACTCTTTAGAAACGCTCGAATCAGAGTCTAACCAGGGCTACAAAGAGTACCACGTGGCACCCAACTCCAGCATCATGTGGAAGAATGGAAACGCCAATCGGCGTTGTTGACGACtgccacacacacacacacacacgagtTAGTGATCGCCACGCCTTTCTCCGTCAAACCATCCAGGAAGAAAAACCACTCCGTGCGACAACACTTAAAACATTGTATATCATTGCTATGGAGCAGTACCTGATTTTCGTCGACTGCCGAGACTTGGGTGCTGGTTTCCGTGTACGAAGCGTATACGCTACATGAGACCCGCATGACCACGAGTCTACCAACACATACGCGCGCATTCGTTCCTCTTTGGAGTTCGAGATTCGTTTGCGTTTGTTCGCTCAAGCATTCACGTATTCATTCCAGCATGTCCCGTGTATATTTTGCccgcgagagagggaagagacggaagtgGGAGATAGAGGAAGGAACACAAGATGGAACTATAGAGGAGGACGTGGatgtcgagacagagactgcGAGGTGAGGAAGGACTCCTCGTAAGGTCGAATCGTAGACAGCACCAGTGATACGAAGGTCACACGCAGGCAGCTTCAGAGCACTGCTTAGTCGTTGATACAACCCCCGATAACGGTGACCGAGCGTCCGTCGACAAGGCAGGGTCAAGGACCCAGGCGCAATAGCTCGTGGTCCGATAGCGAAAACCATATCTTCCTTTGTCTGGAATTCTGGAGTAACAGTACTTGTTTCGAATGCCTCAATGAGCCAATATCCAAAGCCGCAGACGCACGAACCACCGATAATGAAGGAAGGGAaatctctttcctcgttctcaAACCGGTCTACCGTCGGAAGTCTCCCAAtgcctttcctcttgtcACCAGTCACACACTTGTGATAGGCAAGTCGCGAACCGATACGCAGAAAATATCTAGAGGTGGAGCACTTTAGTGCTGCGTGCCCCTATGTGGGTCGCTTTCCTCCCCGTGCGTGCCCCTGGTGAGCGGTGCTGGCGTGTCCTCGATTCCTACTTTCCTTGCACCTGCATCCATGGGATTCTGCCAAACCTCCTTACACTCCCCTTCGAGATTGCTGCTTCAACCTCTGTACAATCTTGCTCAACACGACATCATATCTTCGTTCACTGTTACAGTATACACGACCCCGCCACCATATTTGCAGCCCAGGAAGCGGCGGAGAGCCCGCATGGTCTGACTGAGGCAACGATGTCTCTACTCTGACACGACATCTGTGCCTAACACTGATGGCGCTCCTCAGGATAGCTCATGTATACTTGGTTTCGCAGCAAGATCGAGTTACCGTGGTAGCAAAACCACCTGCCCTAACGTAGGGTGCGTTACCGATCGTGAGCATCGTGCTTACGCTCCCACTTTTCCGCTTCACACGATTGTACGCATATCGAAATCCACTGGCAAGGTCGATCAGCTTTATGGGCGCAGTCGCGAGCCTCTATTTTGTTTATACTTCCATCTAAAGCCCCATCACCGCATTTCCACAGAATCATAAACATTGGTTTGGGCTGAAACCCCTGTCGTCATTCGGCCAAAGCAGGAACTCCCTCTGCTCAGCATGACACGTCTACCCACGGCGTGAGAGGCCCGCCACAGGGTTCATGTTGGATACGGCAACACAATATACGAGCTATGGAATAGAGAAGCCGGGATCCACCCGAACACGTGCTGTCCCTGAATACATGGTGTGGCAACCACGAATCAAACTTCCGTCTAGAACGTCGGACAGCCGGGTTTGTCATGACATACCCCGCTGCCTCATCCGGTGCCAATTACCATGAACAGACAGCGCCCACACACTTCACCTTCAGCCGATAATCGTATTCGTCATCACCGAACAGAGACcgggaaaagagagggagcgCCCAGGTAAACTCGTTTGAGCTGAAAACCGACTTCACTATCACAGGAAGACCAACTGCCAGTTGCTTACCCGTAGACGGACCCCTGGCACGAGGCGCTCTTCTATTGCCCAGACGCCTCGCTATCCCCCCCACATCTGCCACACCGGCTTCGACCATTCTCTATCCCCGTTCT
Proteins encoded in this window:
- a CDS encoding rhoptry kinase family protein (incomplete catalytic triad) (encoded by transcript TGME49_308093~Gene product name based on ToxoDB Community Expert Annotation.~Signal peptide predicted by SignalP 2.0 HMM (probability 0.981) with cleavage site probability 0.816 at residue 24) — translated: MATDARRLATGLVLLTCLVWRAGAFQPSPPTARANELTSGIPGEAPENTAEERGIGDISDYPHSVVDDAADISGGTVPEGPGSPASTSGSGGVFNRLFSRFRQVSGSTQGRGVADEPQQGPRPSLRERLAQHFRRLRVLFGRLMPRWGFGFGRHVGRWWPRRWPDPLFPCMEPGDEFIRSRLSQTEYRTRFYRRGMVEGYEVEVKAVTAAIWPQNTAREVASLLDRRKRTLRVVGAFGRSVRSVLYLAQDVETQERMAIEVFTLTSGNTVSDLARVHDNLFAMTGLLSESPQQARDICRLLLPTDAVTVPSQPPFEELNPGQSNYPVANYFLLMPPPIMSLEPLHRIVDHEEFLTGDIGRVVRMVLTAELIRIAANIQIRGLVHGRITSENLFIMPDGRLMLGDVSALRKVGTRGPVSSVPVTYAPREFLSNTETAAFTHALDAWQLGLVIHRIWCLILPFGLVTPRMKRSGRRPSMRVPGLDVLSVEACTPMPDAVEMLVRHFLNFNTRKRLLPLTAMGTPEFRQLQLDISTSLSSK